In Aquimarina sp. TRL1, a single window of DNA contains:
- the raiA gene encoding ribosome-associated translation inhibitor RaiA, producing MKVNLQSVNFNVDKKLVDFIQGKLDKLEVHFNRIIYADVFLRVQNTSGKENKFTEILLSVPGDEFMVKKINRTFEEGVDECVSSLERQLRKRKEKLKAHA from the coding sequence ATGAAAGTAAACTTGCAGTCCGTAAATTTTAATGTAGATAAGAAATTAGTTGATTTTATTCAGGGTAAATTGGATAAGTTAGAAGTGCATTTTAATCGTATAATTTATGCCGATGTGTTCTTGAGAGTTCAAAATACAAGTGGGAAAGAAAATAAATTTACAGAAATTTTATTGAGTGTTCCAGGGGATGAATTTATGGTTAAAAAGATCAATAGGACGTTTGAAGAAGGTGTGGATGAGTGTGTTAGTTCTTTAGAGCGTCAATTGAGGAAAAGAAAGGAAAAATTAAAAGCGCATGCTTAG